In Equus przewalskii isolate Varuska chromosome 6, EquPr2, whole genome shotgun sequence, one DNA window encodes the following:
- the REEP6 gene encoding receptor expression-enhancing protein 6 isoform X2, which translates to MDGLRQRLERLLEQRNVVTEALGALEARTGVDKRYLATGAATLLGLYLLFGYGASLLCNLIGFVYPAYASVKAIESPNKDDDTVWLTYWVVYGLFGLAEFFSDLLLSWFPFYYVGKCGFLLFCMAPGPWNGAHLLYHRVIRPLFLKHHEAVDSIVSDLSRRALDAAAGVTRDAKATVSQFQKDK; encoded by the exons ATGGACGGCCTGCGCCAGCGCCTCGAGCggctgctggagcagaggaaCGTGGTCACCGAGGCGCTCGGGGCGCTCGAAGCCAGGACTGGTGTCGACAAGCGGTACTTGGCCACGG GAGCCGCCACTCTGCTAGGCCTGTATCTTTTATTCGGTTACGGGGCGTCTCTGTTGTGCAACCTCATCGGCTTTGTATACCCCGCATATGCCTC AGTCAAAGCCATCGAGAGCCCAAACAAAGACGACGATACTGTGTGGCTCACCTACTGGGTGGTGTACGGCCTGTTCGGGCTGGCCGAGTTCTTCAGCGACCTGCTCCTGTCCTGGTTCCCTTTCTACTACGTGGGCAAG TGCGGCTTCCTGTTGTTCTGCATGGCCCCCGGGCCCTGGAACGGGGCGCACCTGCTGTACCATCGAGTCATCCGCCCACTGTTTCTAAAGCATCACGAGGCAGTGGACAGCATCGTGAGCGACCTCAGCCGGCGAGCCTTGGACGCGGCGGCCGGAGTAACCCGGGACG ccAAGGCCACCGTGAGCCAATTCCAGAAGGACAAGTGA
- the REEP6 gene encoding receptor expression-enhancing protein 6 isoform X1, with the protein MDGLRQRLERLLEQRNVVTEALGALEARTGVDKRYLATGAATLLGLYLLFGYGASLLCNLIGFVYPAYASVKAIESPNKDDDTVWLTYWVVYGLFGLAEFFSDLLLSWFPFYYVGKCGFLLFCMAPGPWNGAHLLYHRVIRPLFLKHHEAVDSIVSDLSRRALDAAAGVTRDVLQTLARSRALVTPAAAAGSPPLPAEPTPRPP; encoded by the exons ATGGACGGCCTGCGCCAGCGCCTCGAGCggctgctggagcagaggaaCGTGGTCACCGAGGCGCTCGGGGCGCTCGAAGCCAGGACTGGTGTCGACAAGCGGTACTTGGCCACGG GAGCCGCCACTCTGCTAGGCCTGTATCTTTTATTCGGTTACGGGGCGTCTCTGTTGTGCAACCTCATCGGCTTTGTATACCCCGCATATGCCTC AGTCAAAGCCATCGAGAGCCCAAACAAAGACGACGATACTGTGTGGCTCACCTACTGGGTGGTGTACGGCCTGTTCGGGCTGGCCGAGTTCTTCAGCGACCTGCTCCTGTCCTGGTTCCCTTTCTACTACGTGGGCAAG TGCGGCTTCCTGTTGTTCTGCATGGCCCCCGGGCCCTGGAACGGGGCGCACCTGCTGTACCATCGAGTCATCCGCCCACTGTTTCTAAAGCATCACGAGGCAGTGGACAGCATCGTGAGCGACCTCAGCCGGCGAGCCTTGGACGCGGCGGCCGGAGTAACCCGGGACG TCCTGCAGACCCTGGCCCGCAGCCGGGCTCTCGTCACCCCAGCGGCTGCGGCGGGAAGCCCCCCGCTGCCCGCGGAGCCGACC ccAAGGCCACCGTGA